GGCACGACGGCCACCTTCTCGCGAAGGATGCGGGGGTCGAGCTCACGAACGTCGACGCCGTTCACCCGCACCTCGCCGGCGACGGTATCGTAAAATCGCGGCACCAGATTGACGAGACTCGTTTTGCCGGATCCCGTCGAGCCGACGATGCCGACCGTTTCGCCCGGATGAACGGTCAGGTCGACCGATTTAAGTACAAGCGCGCCGGACGGGCCGTCATAGGAAAAGCCGACACGGTCGAATTCAATCAAGCCGCTGCCGGCGAATCGCCGCGACGCCTCCTCGTTCCAGGTCAGACGGCTGTTCTCCGCGAACACCTCGCCGATGCGTCCGGAAGACGCCCTTGCCCGGACGAACATCGTGAATACCATCGAGATCGTCATGAGGCCGAACAAAATTTGCGTCATGTAATTGACGAACGCGATGATATGGCCCACCTGCATATTGCCGGCATTGACCCGCATGCCGCCGATGAGCAGCACGGCGACGATGCCGAAATTGACCGTCAGCGTGATGGCCGGGTTGAACACCGACATCGCCCGCTGGGCGGTGATTGAACGGCGCTGGTAATCGTCGTTGATCCGGCCGAATTTGCCGACCTCGTAATCGAAGCGGTTAAACGCTTTCACAACGCGCACTCCGGACAAATATTCGCGCATCGCGCCGTTCAGCCGGTCCATCGCCTGCTGTACCTTCATGAAGAGCGGAAAGCCGACCTTCATATTGAGCGCGATCAGCGCGCCAACGACCGGTACGACGACGACCAGCACGAGCGACAGATGCGGATTGAGCCGGACCGCCATGATAAGGCCGCCGATGCAAAGCATCGGCGCTTTGACGAAGAACCGCATCATCCCGTTGACGAAGTTCTGCACCTGCGTGACGTCGTTGGTCAAACGGGTAACGAGCGAGGCGCGGTCGAAGCGGTCGATATTTTCGAAGGACAGCTGCTGGATCTTTCGAAACAAGTCGAGCCGCAAATCCGCGCCGAAGCTCTGGGACACCCGGCTGGCAACGAGGTTGCGGCCCGATGCCGCAAACGCGCCGGCTGCGGTGATCAGCAGCATCAGCTCGCCGTAATGAAGAACGGTGCTCATACTGTTCGACGCGACGCCGACGTCGACAATCCGGGACATGATCGTCGGCTGCATCAGATCGCACATCGCCTCGCACGCCACGAGCAGGACGCCCAGACAAAACCGGACGCCGTATTTGCGGACATAATTTCTCATGAAATGCAAAATAAAGGCCTCCCCGCGTGTAGATCAATCGAGCACAATCCCGAAATAGTCGCGCAGAGCCGCGGCATATTCGTCTTTCGAACGGGGGACGAACGCGCGGACGCCGTCCTTCCGGAAAAGGCGAAATTCGTCGCCCGCCAGCGTATTCCGGCCATCGCGCGTGCGAATCGCCGCCATGGCGCTCTGCACGAAAATCGATTCCGGCGCATGCTCGCACCAAAAGCTCGCAAACAAAAAATCCTTCGGCAGCTGCGGTTCCTCGGTGAAGGAATAAATCCGTTTCCATTCCCCGGCCTTCAGCTCGCAAAGCATCCAGCCATACTGAGCATCGCGCTCCAGCCGGTAAACCTCGTCGCCCTGCCGCTGCTCCAGTCCTTCCTCCATCCGAATCGGCCGGCGCGGCACGATGCCTCCGACGCCGACATCGCACAAGTAATCCGCATCATCGGCGCGGACCATCAGCACATGATGCCGCCGCTTCGGCGGCGGGTCCGGCTCGTCGCGCCAGAAGCGGGCGACAAAGTCCGTTACCGGGTAGCCCAGCTCTCGCAGCAGCCAGCCGAACAGCGCGTTCAGCTCGAAGCAGTAGCCGCCGCGGCGTCGAACGACGATTTTGTCATACAGCTTGCCGATCTCCAGGGAAAGCGGCACCCGCCTGTCCGGCAGCAAATCGAAATTTTCGTAAGGGACCGCATGAAGATGCGCGTCCTGCAGTCCGGCCAGCGCGGCGGCGCTTCCATCCATCGGACCGTCGTACCCGATACGGGCCAAATAAGCGGCCGTTTCCGGCTTCAAGGTGTCGCGGGTATTATTCATCGGCATGACTCCTCTCCAGGTGCGGATTTGAACATTCCTATAAGACATTCGCGGTGCCGCCGCGTTCTCCTTCCTTATATATGCAAGGGCCGCACCTTCTTGAACGCGGCACAAAGCCGCGGCATATGCGCCGCCGCTTGTTCCGTCGAGTGCCATCTTCCCCGCCGTAAGATACAGCCGTCCGGCTGCCTCGACGCAACAAAAAAAACCGTGTCTCCACGGTTTCGGTTGCCGGTATATGGACGGTGTACTTTGAACTCGAGTGCCATCGCCCCTGCAAGGCGATTTGGTCATGCCATTCAAAATGGCGGAGAGAGAGGGATTCGAACCCTCGCACCGCTTGCGCAGTCTAACCCCTTAGCAGAGGGTCCCCTTGAGCCGCTTGGGTATCTCTCCATGACCTACTGTCAATCTATTTTGCGACAGCTTTTATATGATACACGGATTCGAGCGCATTTTCAAGTGGAAAATAGATTGCCGGGAACGGACGGAACCGTCGGAGCCGTGAAGGTCCTGCCCTAAGCAAGCGGCCTCCGGACGGTCTGCGCCCGGAAGCGCGCGATCAATTTACTGCAGTGCGCTGTTCGTAAAATAGAGCACCTGCGGCCCTGCGGCGCCGCCCGTTAAGCTGAGCTGCGCTTCGACCGTTTTCCCTTTTTTGTTCACGTTGAAATCGGCGACCTTCCAGGCATATAGATAATTCAAATATTGCGATTCCTCCAGGTCCTTTCCCCACCCGACGACATAATGGCCCCCGCCTCCGGACGGGTTGTCGTATACTTCGATTCGCCGCTTGGCGTCCTCTTCGTTATTGATGACGACGCTCAGATTATACAAGACGCCGTAGTTCCCGTTATTAACGACCGTTCCGCCGTCCACCGCATCATACCCCTCCTCGTACTCTCCCGGCATCGAATCGCTGTACGGGCCGGAAGCCGACGACGAGATCCGGATAAGCGCATTGGCCGAGGACGTATTGTACTGGAGCGTCCCCGCGCGGTCGGAATGGGGGAACGTGCCGCGCACATGTACGTCGCCCGGCAAAATAGGCATCTGGTCCGGCCGTTCCGGCTTTGCCGTCCGGTAACCGAGCGTCGTCACCGTCACGGCGGCATCGCGGTGGCCTTGCAGCGAAACGGCGTCAAACTGCGCAATACCGCTCGTCGTATACGTATCGGCGGTCACCGTATCCAGGAAGTAGCTGTCGCCCGGATTCAGCACGGCCTCGAGCTTCTGCGCCGCCCGATTTTTCATAAACGCGGTCAGGGAATCCTGGCCGGCCACATCGGGATAATAGTTCGTTCCGATGCCGATTCCGTTCGAGAAAAGCATGACCGGCGCGCCTGTATTATTCGTGACGGCCACCGATATCGTCATCGGCTGTCCCGACATATTCTGATGATGCCAAAAGACCCGAAACGATCCGCTGACATTGTCGCGGTAATACGCACCCTCCGTCTTGGGCGATTCGGGCGAATCGCTGAGCAGAAGCGGACCGCCGGTGCCGGTCAGAACCGGCTTCTCCATCTTGATCGCCGGCTTCAGCGAATCGATCGGCACGATGTCCGAATCGTCGGCCGCCGCGGTCGCAGCAAACAGCATCGTACCGATCAGTCCGAAATACAGCATCAGCTTCTTTCGCAATGCTAAGTCCCTCCTTCGTCGCATAAACGTTCTCCTTCACGACTCCGACCGTTCCGTCCATGGCCGTCCCTGAATTCAAGCCGCCGAGCCTCGGCTGAATTACTGCTTCGCGCTGCTGCAAGCCTCCTTCCTGGATTTGGAATAAAAGGTTCGGATAAGCCGGCTGCTCTTATTGTTGCAATTGACACCGTAATTATCCGGCCTGGCTTTCGACGCACGAACAATGTGCCTTCCCGGCGGAGCATCAGGCTTCCTCCCTTAGATGTATAAAATAAGCGAGCCGAACATTCATACTTTCCTGCGTGATCAGAAAGAAATGGCTCCCGCCGTCCGCGGCGGATTTTATGCTATTATGTCAAAAAACCGGCCGCAGCTGCGGCCGGTTCATACCGGTAATGATAGGTTTACCGGCTGCTTGCCGGTTTGTTCTTTAGCGGTTTATTTAAACAGCTTAATGCGGTCTTCAAGCGGCTGGAACTGCTTCTCTCCCGCTGGTGCCGTCGGCTTGCCGAACGGCATTTGCGCTACGAGCTGCCACGTTTCGGGGAGCTTCCAATCGGCTTTCACCCGCTCGTCGATCAGCGGATTGTAATGCTGCAGCGATGCGCCGAGCCCTTCGTTCTCCAATGCCGTCCAAATCACATATTGCAGCATGCCCGAAGACTGCTGCGACCAGATCGGGAACCGGTCCTGGTAGGTCGGTAACTGCGCCTGAAGCGATTCGACGACCGTCTGATCCTCGAAGAACAGCACGGTGCCGTATCCGCTCCGGAATCCGCTCATGCGCTGAGCCGTCGATTCGAACTGGTCTTCGGGAACGATCGACTTCAGAATGGATGTCGTCAAATCCCACAGCTTGTTATGCTCCTCGTTCAACAGCACGACGACGCGGGCGCTTTGCGAGTTGAAGGCGGACGGGGTATGCTTCACCGCCTGCTTCACAACCTCCATGATGCGTTCGTCGGATATCGTCGATTCTTTGCCGATTCCGTAATAGGTGCGCCGGTTCACTATAGATTCGAAAAATGTTTTCTCCATTTTCTTTCCCTCCAAATTATGTTTCTCAAATTTGAGATATTACCGCTCGAAGGTTATTATAAACCAACCGCCGCAAAAAGAAAAGGTTAAATTTTAAGATATCTGGTTGAAAATGAAAGGCCCGTCTGTCGACGCGCCTTGAGCGTCCGCCTGCCGTTCAAACGGCAGCGTTAAATACCGGCTGATTCGTATTGTCTAGTTATTCGGAATCTTCCCATTTTTTCGAGTACGCTTTTTTCGTCACCCAAAGCGTAAGCCACGTGACCGCAATGGCAATGATTATCGCACAAATCCATACACCTGCCGGCACTCCCATGCGTTGTCCCTCCCTTCAAACCTGTACAAATGATACACCAGTACGGGAGCTTTCCGCAAGGAGACCTGCCGCCGGCACAAGGTTAACGAGACTTCAGCCGCTGCTGCAGCAGCTCCGCCAGCTCTTCCGTTTCCTCGTACAAGAGCGGTCTGATCGATTCCAGCCGCACCGCCATTTTACCGGCTTCGCTTCGTTTGGCCGTCCAGAGCACGCGCAGCTGCAGACCGAGCGCATAGCCTGCCGAAACGTACATTTCCGGCGACGGGTCCGACAAATCGGCGACCAGCAGCTTGCTTTCCGCGAGCTGACGCAGCAGCGTTTCGCTGTCCGTGCCATCTTCGCCGGATACGAACTGCGGCATATACCCGCACTGCTCCAGCTTCGGAAAAATGTTCGCCTGCCACTCGTAACGCAGCTGCTCCTCCTCCGGCACGAAGACGCAGCACGGCTTCAGCCGCTTGCCTCCGGCCAGCGCCACCGCCGTCTTCCAGCCCGTCTCCGTCAGTTTAAACGTCGAGCCCGTCCGCTCCAGCATTTCTTCATCCTTCAGCTTCTCAATAATATAAATGAGCTCCTGGAGATTCGGGGAATAAGTCAAATTATAGCTTTCCGTAAGCTGATGAAGGATGACCGGCTCCCCCGGACCGTCCGAATGCCGGTGCAAAAACTGCAGCAGCCGCTCGCCCTTCGCGTCGATCGTTGCCGGTATACGGGGCGATTTGCCGATTGCCGCCAAATCCTCGTCCGCCAAGGCGACGGTTTCGCCGCAGTCGGTCAGCTCGCGGATATAACCGGAAATAAGCGGGAACAGCGCCCGTTTTGTCTGGTAGGAAACGGACTTGTACGTTTCATAGCTGTCTTTTCGGAGCGCATAACCGCTGCCCGGCGCGCAGAAGCAGCCGATATACCAGTCGTAATCGTCGTTCGGTTTGATCGGCACGAGCCGATCGCAAAACAAACAGCGTTTCGATTCCATCGTGATGTTTCGC
This genomic window from Paenibacillus humicola contains:
- a CDS encoding ABC transporter ATP-binding protein → MHFMRNYVRKYGVRFCLGVLLVACEAMCDLMQPTIMSRIVDVGVASNSMSTVLHYGELMLLITAAGAFAASGRNLVASRVSQSFGADLRLDLFRKIQQLSFENIDRFDRASLVTRLTNDVTQVQNFVNGMMRFFVKAPMLCIGGLIMAVRLNPHLSLVLVVVVPVVGALIALNMKVGFPLFMKVQQAMDRLNGAMREYLSGVRVVKAFNRFDYEVGKFGRINDDYQRRSITAQRAMSVFNPAITLTVNFGIVAVLLIGGMRVNAGNMQVGHIIAFVNYMTQILFGLMTISMVFTMFVRARASSGRIGEVFAENSRLTWNEEASRRFAGSGLIEFDRVGFSYDGPSGALVLKSVDLTVHPGETVGIVGSTGSGKTSLVNLVPRFYDTVAGEVRVNGVDVRELDPRILREKVAVVPQKTVLFTGSIIENIRWGSENASIGEVEQAAKMAAAHDFISALPEGYETKLGQGGVNLSGGQKQRLSIARALVRKPDILILDDCTSAVDAATEASIKAALRQFAKGITCLLIAQRITSVMDADKIVVLSDGEIVGIGSHETLLGSCEVYREIYRSQIGKEVEIHAAAE
- a CDS encoding nitroreductase family protein: MEKTFFESIVNRRTYYGIGKESTISDERIMEVVKQAVKHTPSAFNSQSARVVVLLNEEHNKLWDLTTSILKSIVPEDQFESTAQRMSGFRSGYGTVLFFEDQTVVESLQAQLPTYQDRFPIWSQQSSGMLQYVIWTALENEGLGASLQHYNPLIDERVKADWKLPETWQLVAQMPFGKPTAPAGEKQFQPLEDRIKLFK
- a CDS encoding arylamine N-acetyltransferase family protein → MNNTRDTLKPETAAYLARIGYDGPMDGSAAALAGLQDAHLHAVPYENFDLLPDRRVPLSLEIGKLYDKIVVRRRGGYCFELNALFGWLLRELGYPVTDFVARFWRDEPDPPPKRRHHVLMVRADDADYLCDVGVGGIVPRRPIRMEEGLEQRQGDEVYRLERDAQYGWMLCELKAGEWKRIYSFTEEPQLPKDFLFASFWCEHAPESIFVQSAMAAIRTRDGRNTLAGDEFRLFRKDGVRAFVPRSKDEYAAALRDYFGIVLD